GCAATCTCGCGCTTGCTGCTGGAATTGCAGGCCGTGGAACAAGCCATGCTGGTGATTGTGACCCACAGCCTGGATTTGGCCCGCTTGTGCCAGCGGCGATACGAACTTAACGATGGACGGTTGCTAGAAATGGGACTGGCGGTGACTACAGAGGAAAATCGCTAAGCAGCGGCCACGGACGCCACATTCTGGTCATGATCCATGAATCGATTAACATTTATCCAACGCTCTTTAGCCTGGAATTGGCGGATGCACTTGGCCGTCGCGCTGGGCGTGGCGGTCGCAGGCGCGGTGTTGACGGGAGCCTTGATCATTGGCCAGTCGCTGCGGGGTAGTTTACGCGATTTGGCGCTGCGCCGACTGGGACCGGTGACGCACGCCCTGGTCGCGCCCCGCTTTTTTCGCCAAGAATTAGCGGCGGAAACCGCCAATTCCGCCCCATTGCGCCCAACGCGGCATCTGTTGCCAGTGATCTTATTGGAAGCCAGCGTCCAATTTACCCCTCCCGCTCCGGCAGAAAAACGCCGCGCCGGCAAAGTCCAAGTGTTGGGAGTGACAAGCGACTTTTGGGGGCAGTTTGGATTACCCGGCGATTTTTCCCCCCCGCGCTTGAACGAAGTCTTGCTCAATCAAGAGTTAGCGGCGGAATTGGGCGTGGTCGCGGGGCAGGAAATTTTACTTCGTTTGCCGCGCCCGGCTGATATTCCGCCCGATAGCCCCTTGGGTCGCAAAACGGCCGCCAGTCTTAGTCGGCAGTTGACCGTCGCCGGGATTTTACCAAATACCGAGCTGGGAGGGTTTTCGCTGCGTCCCAATCAACTGCAGCCCAAAAACGCCTTGGTGGCGCTTGAGACATTGCAGGATTTGTTGGCCCAAGATGGCAAGATCAACGGGCTATTCGTGGTGGACTCTGATATTAAACAGCAAGTTGCCGGGGATAACGGCGGTCCCGTCCTGCGACCGCGGCTGGCGGATTATGGATTGCAATTTCGCAAGCTGGAAAATGGTCCTTGGCAGATCAGTAGCCAAGAGTTGCTCCTGGAAGACGCGATTGTGGAAAAGTTAGATGCTTGGGCTAAAAGGGAATCCCGCGAACCGCAACCCGCCTTGGTCTATCTGGCCAATTGGATTTCGATTGCCGACGATCAGGCTCGCGTGCCGTATTCCACGGTGGCGGGAATCGATTTTGCGCCAGGGCCGCCGCATGGGCCCTGGCGGGACGCGAAGGGAAAGATCGTCCCCCCCCTTTCCGACCGGCAAATCGCGATCAACCAATGGGTGGCGGATGATTTGGCGGCGCAGGGGCATCCTGTCAATCCGGGGGATGCCATCACGTTGACATTTTTTGAGCCGGAAAGCACGCACGGGGAAGTGGCGGAAAAATCACATTCCTTTGAATTAGCCGCCATTTTACCCATGACAGGCCCGGCGGCGGATAAGGAATTAACGCCAGAGTTAAAGGGGATCACCGATCAAGATTCTCTGGCAAATTGGGATCCGCCGTTTCCGTACTTTCCAGAGCGAGTCCGCAGCACCAAGCCCAACGATCAGGATGAACGCTACTGGGATGACTGGCGGGCCACGCCCAAGGCGTTTGTGTCCTTAGCCGCCGCGCAGCGGCTATGGGGCAGCCGGTTTGGCCGAGTCACCACCTGGCGGTTTGCCGCGCGGCCCGGGGAGACCGCCGCAGAATTAGAAGCGGAACTCTTAAAAGTGTTAAGCCCCGTGGATTATGGTCTGGTGTGGCAACCGGTCAGGGATCAAAGCTTGGCCGCCGCGGCGGGAACCACTCCGTTTGATGGGTTGTTTTTTGGATTTAGTCTGTTTTTGATTCTGGCCGCGATCTTACTGATTAGCCTGTTGTTTCGCCTGGGCTTGGATTTACGCGGGCGGGAAATGGGAATGCAACTGGCCTTGGGCTTTACACCGGCGCAAGTCAGAAACAGCCTGCTGGCCGAAGGCTCTGTGATTGCCGCGCTGGGGGCCGCATTGGGCGTGTTGGGGGGAATCTTGTATGCCCAAGTGATGATCTATGGCTTGCGCACGTGGTGGCTGGCGGCGGTGGTCACCCCCTTTATTCGGTTGTATGCTCCTCCGGCAACATTAGTGAGCGGGTTTTTGGTGACCTTTGGGGTGGCGATGGTTACGATTTGGTGGTCCCTGCGGCACATTGGCAAATCTCCGGCGCGACAATTACTGACCGGGCAAACCCTGGAACAGCCCGGCAATGTGCGTCGCGCGGGTTATATGCGGGCGGTCGCGGGATGGGGCGCGTTGGCGGGGGCAGTGGGACTAATTGCGTGGGGAACACAACTTTCCGGTGAAGCCCGGGCAGGCACGTTTTTTGGATCGGGGGCGCTTTTATTAATCGCGGGAATGACCGCCCTGTATGGCTTGTATCGCGGTCAAGCGGAATCAACATCCCTGGGCGTGACCAACCTGGCCACGCTGGCCTGGAGCAACGCCAGTCGTGCCGCCGGCCGCAGCACCTTGACCGTGGGGCTAATGGCGGGAGCGGTCTTTTTAATTGTGGCAATCAGCGCTTTTCATTTAACGCCTCCCCCTAGCGGCAAGGATAAATATGAGGGGGATGGGGGTTTTATGTTTATTGCCGAAAGCGATGTTCCGCTCTATGCCAATCTGGCCCTATCCACCGACCGGCTGGCAAAATTGGGCTTTGCCGAGCCTGATCCACAAACGCCCCCCAGCGAATGGGAGCCCGCACAACGGGCCGAGTTCTTTGCCGAGCGGGCGGATATTTTTCCCTGCCGGGTGCGCAGCGGCGAAGACGCGAGCTGCCGTAATTTGTACAAAACCCGCCAACCCCGCGTGGTGGGGATTGGCCCACGCTTACAAGCGCGTGGTGGTTTTGCCTGGGGAGCCTTGCCTGCGGATATGTCCCCGGCGGAAGCGGAAAACCCCTGGTTACTGTTAAACAGAAAAGTTGTCCTGAGCGGTGTGGGCTCCGATGCCAAGCATGTCATTCCCGTGATCCTGGACCAAAATACCGCGATGTACAGTTTGCAATTGTATGGCGGGGTGGGAGAGCAATTTACGGTCAATGATCCCACCGCCGGGCTAGTTGTTTATAAAGTGGTGGCCCTCCTAAAAAACAGCCTGTGGCAGGGGGATTTGTTGATTTCAGAGCAATCCTTTCGCCGGTTGTTTCCCGAAGTCAGCGGATACCGCCTCTTTTTGGCGGCACCCGCAGTGGGTGACGACCCCGCCGTGGTCAAAAGCGCATGGGAGGAGACCTTGGGGGATTATGGATTCTTATTGGAATCGACGCGCACCCGGCTAGAAAATTTTATGGCGGTGCAAAATACCTATTTGGGAACGTTTCAGACCTTGGGGGGGTTGGGGCTGT
The DNA window shown above is from Pirellulales bacterium and carries:
- a CDS encoding FtsX-like permease family protein, with the protein product MNRLTFIQRSLAWNWRMHLAVALGVAVAGAVLTGALIIGQSLRGSLRDLALRRLGPVTHALVAPRFFRQELAAETANSAPLRPTRHLLPVILLEASVQFTPPAPAEKRRAGKVQVLGVTSDFWGQFGLPGDFSPPRLNEVLLNQELAAELGVVAGQEILLRLPRPADIPPDSPLGRKTAASLSRQLTVAGILPNTELGGFSLRPNQLQPKNALVALETLQDLLAQDGKINGLFVVDSDIKQQVAGDNGGPVLRPRLADYGLQFRKLENGPWQISSQELLLEDAIVEKLDAWAKRESREPQPALVYLANWISIADDQARVPYSTVAGIDFAPGPPHGPWRDAKGKIVPPLSDRQIAINQWVADDLAAQGHPVNPGDAITLTFFEPESTHGEVAEKSHSFELAAILPMTGPAADKELTPELKGITDQDSLANWDPPFPYFPERVRSTKPNDQDERYWDDWRATPKAFVSLAAAQRLWGSRFGRVTTWRFAARPGETAAELEAELLKVLSPVDYGLVWQPVRDQSLAAAAGTTPFDGLFFGFSLFLILAAILLISLLFRLGLDLRGREMGMQLALGFTPAQVRNSLLAEGSVIAALGAALGVLGGILYAQVMIYGLRTWWLAAVVTPFIRLYAPPATLVSGFLVTFGVAMVTIWWSLRHIGKSPARQLLTGQTLEQPGNVRRAGYMRAVAGWGALAGAVGLIAWGTQLSGEARAGTFFGSGALLLIAGMTALYGLYRGQAESTSLGVTNLATLAWSNASRAAGRSTLTVGLMAGAVFLIVAISAFHLTPPPSGKDKYEGDGGFMFIAESDVPLYANLALSTDRLAKLGFAEPDPQTPPSEWEPAQRAEFFAERADIFPCRVRSGEDASCRNLYKTRQPRVVGIGPRLQARGGFAWGALPADMSPAEAENPWLLLNRKVVLSGVGSDAKHVIPVILDQNTAMYSLQLYGGVGEQFTVNDPTAGLVVYKVVALLKNSLWQGDLLISEQSFRRLFPEVSGYRLFLAAPAVGDDPAVVKSAWEETLGDYGFLLESTRTRLENFMAVQNTYLGTFQTLGGLGLLLGTVGLAVVQLRNVVERRGELALMQAIGFSRGRLLRLLSGENGALLLCGLILGGGAALVAIVPQLWSDQAAVPWQMIIGILTLFLTVGLGAGWLAARSVFKESAVRAIRGGTL